The following coding sequences lie in one Xiphias gladius isolate SHS-SW01 ecotype Sanya breed wild chromosome 24, ASM1685928v1, whole genome shotgun sequence genomic window:
- the LOC120786523 gene encoding leucine-rich repeat and immunoglobulin-like domain-containing nogo receptor-interacting protein 1 isoform X2, translating into MFDGIAVHQRLCLGALYLLAAGVALTSETRWPCPQPCRCNTELLEVNCSHGQLSTVPNDLAKEAKLLNVTHNIIKTLVHQQFQTLTQLLEMDLSDNLLAVVEVGTFLGLQSLLTLRLARNQLKIIPVGAFAGLPNLQLLDISSNEILLFLDFTFRDLAALQCIKAADNDLVFISHQAFTGLTSLQELHLDGGNLTAVPTEALSQLSVLRSLHFHQLGLTALPNYSFRHLVHLKELVISHCPWLETLSGNSLFGLNLTSFTIRHCNLSAVPYIPLHHLVYLVYLDLSFNPITYIHGNLLGDLLRLQELHLVGGSLLRIGIGAFRGLTHFKLLNVSRNLLTTLEAGAFQSVDTLKTLGLNNNPLACDCRLLWVVRRRLYLDFGGHSPTCATSVQLQGWNFLDLSEVEQPGLLTCRQPRIINRKPQEVKVDQGHTVVFYCISDGDPLPFVNWLDPQLRPLSPIGRIRALSNGSLEVRYAQPQDSGTYLCVASNAAGNDSLPVSLHVRAFPSSSKNPFHLKGWFAFPSASPGVNGNQKLPFDVKTLVMAATIGFLSFFGSVSVCFIFIFFWSKSKGQIKHTATIAYVPRSAMSSSNRGTGNYMETSRFTMKLI; encoded by the coding sequence ATGTTTGACGGGATTGCCGTCCACCAACGGCTGTGCTTGGGAGCCCTCTACTTGTTGGCGGCAGGGGTGGCGCTAACATCTGAAACACGCTGGCCGTGTCCACAGCCCTGCCGCTGTAACACCGAGCTGCTGGAGGTGAATTGCTCTCATGGCCAGCTCAGCACAGTGCCCAACGATCTCGCAAAGGAGGCTAAATTACTGAACGTAACTCACAACATCATAAAAACTCTGGTGCATCAGCAGTTCCAGACTTTAACGCAACTTTTAGAGATGGATTTAAGTGACAACCTTCTGGCAGTAGTTGAAGTGGGAACTTTCCTCGGCTTGCAAAGCCTACTAACACTGCGTCTTGCCCGCAATCAGCTGAAGATTATTCCTGTAGGAGCATTTGCTGGTTTGCCAAACCTGCAGTTACTAGACATAAGCAGCAACGAGATCCTTCTCTTCCTAGATTTTACTTTCCGCGACTTGGCAGCCCTGCAGTGTATTAAAGCCGCAGATAATGACTTAGTTTTCATCTCTCATCAAGCTTTCACTGGACTAACCAGTCTACAAGAGCTGCACCTTGATGGTGGCAACCTCACTGCTGTGCCGACAGAGGCGCTCTCACAGCTTAGTGTGCTGAGAAGCCTTCATTTTCACCAACTGGGCCTCACCGCACTGCCAAACTATTCTTTCCGTCATCTAGTGCACCTCAAGGAACTTGTCATTTCTCATTGTCCCTGGCTGGAGACGCTGTCAGGAAACAGCCTCTTCGGCCTAAATCTTACATCCTTCACCATTAGACACTGCAACCTTAGTGCTGTCCCCTACATTCCTTTGCATCATCTTGTATATCTTGTATACCTTGACCTTTCCTTTAATCCTATCACTTATATTCACGGGAACCTGCTTGGAGACTTGCTCCGGCTACAAGAGCTCCATTTGGTTGGGGGATCATTGCTACGCATTGGAATTGGAGCATTCAGGGGtttaacacatttcaaattGCTGAATGTATCTAGAAACCTTCTCACCACACTCGAGGCAGGTGCTTTTCAATCAGTGGACACCCTAAAAACTCTGGGACTTAATAACAACCCACTGGCATGCGACTGCCGTTTGCTGTGGGTGGTGCGAAGACGCCTGTACCTGGACTTTGGTGGACATTCCCCGACTTGTGCTACCTCAGTCCAGCTGCAGGGCTGGAATTTTCTTGACCTTTCTGAAGTTGAGCAACCAGGCCTGCTCACCTGTCGGCAGCCTCGAATTATTAACCGCAAACCTCAAGAAGTGAAAGTAGATCAGGGACACACAGTGGTGTTTTATTGCATTTCAGACGGTGACCCTCTTCCATTTGTAAACTGGCTAGACCCACAGCTAAGACCTTTATCACCTATTGGTAGAATACGGGCTCTCTCTAATGGCTCATTAGAGGTTCGCTATGCTCAGCCTCAAGACAGTGGTACTTATCTCTGTGTGGCATCTAATGCGGCAGGAAATGACAGCCTGCCTGTCAGCCTTCATGTTCGAGCTTTTCCATCATCTTCTAAAAACCCTTTTCATCTTAAAGGTTGGTTTGcctttccctctgcctctccaggTGTGAATGGAAACCAGAAGCTCCCATTTGATGTCAAGACGTTAGTGATGGCAGCAACAATTgggtttctttcatttttcgGCTCTGTGAGcgtatgtttcattttcatattcttctGGAGTAAGAGCAAGGGGCAAATAAAGCACACAGCCACAATCGCATACGTGCCACGAAGTGCCATGTCGAGTAGCAACAGAGGAACAGGCAACTATATGGAGACAAGCAGGTTCACCATGAAACTAATATGA
- the LOC120786523 gene encoding leucine-rich repeat and immunoglobulin-like domain-containing nogo receptor-interacting protein 1 isoform X1, which translates to MQAGHQMFDGIAVHQRLCLGALYLLAAGVALTSETRWPCPQPCRCNTELLEVNCSHGQLSTVPNDLAKEAKLLNVTHNIIKTLVHQQFQTLTQLLEMDLSDNLLAVVEVGTFLGLQSLLTLRLARNQLKIIPVGAFAGLPNLQLLDISSNEILLFLDFTFRDLAALQCIKAADNDLVFISHQAFTGLTSLQELHLDGGNLTAVPTEALSQLSVLRSLHFHQLGLTALPNYSFRHLVHLKELVISHCPWLETLSGNSLFGLNLTSFTIRHCNLSAVPYIPLHHLVYLVYLDLSFNPITYIHGNLLGDLLRLQELHLVGGSLLRIGIGAFRGLTHFKLLNVSRNLLTTLEAGAFQSVDTLKTLGLNNNPLACDCRLLWVVRRRLYLDFGGHSPTCATSVQLQGWNFLDLSEVEQPGLLTCRQPRIINRKPQEVKVDQGHTVVFYCISDGDPLPFVNWLDPQLRPLSPIGRIRALSNGSLEVRYAQPQDSGTYLCVASNAAGNDSLPVSLHVRAFPSSSKNPFHLKGWFAFPSASPGVNGNQKLPFDVKTLVMAATIGFLSFFGSVSVCFIFIFFWSKSKGQIKHTATIAYVPRSAMSSSNRGTGNYMETSRFTMKLI; encoded by the coding sequence atgcaggcaggcCACCAGATGTTTGACGGGATTGCCGTCCACCAACGGCTGTGCTTGGGAGCCCTCTACTTGTTGGCGGCAGGGGTGGCGCTAACATCTGAAACACGCTGGCCGTGTCCACAGCCCTGCCGCTGTAACACCGAGCTGCTGGAGGTGAATTGCTCTCATGGCCAGCTCAGCACAGTGCCCAACGATCTCGCAAAGGAGGCTAAATTACTGAACGTAACTCACAACATCATAAAAACTCTGGTGCATCAGCAGTTCCAGACTTTAACGCAACTTTTAGAGATGGATTTAAGTGACAACCTTCTGGCAGTAGTTGAAGTGGGAACTTTCCTCGGCTTGCAAAGCCTACTAACACTGCGTCTTGCCCGCAATCAGCTGAAGATTATTCCTGTAGGAGCATTTGCTGGTTTGCCAAACCTGCAGTTACTAGACATAAGCAGCAACGAGATCCTTCTCTTCCTAGATTTTACTTTCCGCGACTTGGCAGCCCTGCAGTGTATTAAAGCCGCAGATAATGACTTAGTTTTCATCTCTCATCAAGCTTTCACTGGACTAACCAGTCTACAAGAGCTGCACCTTGATGGTGGCAACCTCACTGCTGTGCCGACAGAGGCGCTCTCACAGCTTAGTGTGCTGAGAAGCCTTCATTTTCACCAACTGGGCCTCACCGCACTGCCAAACTATTCTTTCCGTCATCTAGTGCACCTCAAGGAACTTGTCATTTCTCATTGTCCCTGGCTGGAGACGCTGTCAGGAAACAGCCTCTTCGGCCTAAATCTTACATCCTTCACCATTAGACACTGCAACCTTAGTGCTGTCCCCTACATTCCTTTGCATCATCTTGTATATCTTGTATACCTTGACCTTTCCTTTAATCCTATCACTTATATTCACGGGAACCTGCTTGGAGACTTGCTCCGGCTACAAGAGCTCCATTTGGTTGGGGGATCATTGCTACGCATTGGAATTGGAGCATTCAGGGGtttaacacatttcaaattGCTGAATGTATCTAGAAACCTTCTCACCACACTCGAGGCAGGTGCTTTTCAATCAGTGGACACCCTAAAAACTCTGGGACTTAATAACAACCCACTGGCATGCGACTGCCGTTTGCTGTGGGTGGTGCGAAGACGCCTGTACCTGGACTTTGGTGGACATTCCCCGACTTGTGCTACCTCAGTCCAGCTGCAGGGCTGGAATTTTCTTGACCTTTCTGAAGTTGAGCAACCAGGCCTGCTCACCTGTCGGCAGCCTCGAATTATTAACCGCAAACCTCAAGAAGTGAAAGTAGATCAGGGACACACAGTGGTGTTTTATTGCATTTCAGACGGTGACCCTCTTCCATTTGTAAACTGGCTAGACCCACAGCTAAGACCTTTATCACCTATTGGTAGAATACGGGCTCTCTCTAATGGCTCATTAGAGGTTCGCTATGCTCAGCCTCAAGACAGTGGTACTTATCTCTGTGTGGCATCTAATGCGGCAGGAAATGACAGCCTGCCTGTCAGCCTTCATGTTCGAGCTTTTCCATCATCTTCTAAAAACCCTTTTCATCTTAAAGGTTGGTTTGcctttccctctgcctctccaggTGTGAATGGAAACCAGAAGCTCCCATTTGATGTCAAGACGTTAGTGATGGCAGCAACAATTgggtttctttcatttttcgGCTCTGTGAGcgtatgtttcattttcatattcttctGGAGTAAGAGCAAGGGGCAAATAAAGCACACAGCCACAATCGCATACGTGCCACGAAGTGCCATGTCGAGTAGCAACAGAGGAACAGGCAACTATATGGAGACAAGCAGGTTCACCATGAAACTAATATGA